In the genome of Sebastes umbrosus isolate fSebUmb1 chromosome 14, fSebUmb1.pri, whole genome shotgun sequence, one region contains:
- the mettl2a gene encoding tRNA N(3)-methylcytidine methyltransferase METTL2 has protein sequence MAAPHAVVAVDGGSSETELILTDSSTGDVKRPQFGTRFLTDPRQVFQHNAWDNVEWTEEQEASAKKKVLENNQPLPQEKQEEYDNQANEFWNSFYTVHENRFFKDRHWLFTEFPELAPQCSLNPESRLEVSGTDDGQQESLDQEQRREDAALSQADGDVPGSSATYRILEVGCGVGNTVFPILKTNNDPGLFVYCCDFSSTAVELVKTNPEYDPERCFAFVHDLSDVEANYPVRDGTLDVIVLIFVLSALHPNKMQESISRLARLLKPGGVMLLRDYGRYDMAQLRFKKGRCLSENFYVRGDGTRVYFFTQDELHEMFSEAGLEKVQNLVDRRLQVNRGKQLTMYRVWIQCKYRKAPAPAQPPETQG, from the exons ATGGCTGCTCCCCATGCTGTGGTCGCTGTGGATGGAGGCAGCAGCGAAACTGAGCTGATTCTGACAGATTCAAGCACCGGAGACGTGAAGAGACCTCAGTTCGGGACTCGTTTCCTCACAGACCCGAGGCAGGTCTTCCAGCACAACGCATG GGACAATGTGGAGTGGACTGAGGAACAAGAAGCATCTGCTAAGAAGAAAGTCCTAGAAAACAATCAGCCGCTTCCTCAAGAGAAACAAG AGGAATACGACAACCAGGCAAATGAGTTTTGGAACAGTTTTTACACAGTCCATGAGAATCGTTTCTTCAAAGACCGTCACTGGCTCTTCACAGAGTTCCCAGAGTTGGCCCCACAGTGTAGCCTCAACCCTGAGTCCCGTCTCGAGGTCTCTGGCACAGATGACGGTCAGCAGGAGAGTCTGGATCAAGAACAAAGGAGGGAAGATGCAGCTTTGTCTCAGGCTGATGGTGACGTCCCCGGCTCCTCTGCCACATATCGCATCCTGGAG GTCGGCTGCGGTGTAGGCAATACCGTCTTTCCAATACTGAAGACCAACAA TGACCCGGGACTCTTTGTTTACTGCTGTGACTTCTCCAGCACTGCTGTGGAGCTCGTCAAG ACTAATCCAGAGTACGACCCTGAGCGCTGCTTTGCCTTTGTTCATGACTTGAGTGATGTGGAAGCCAATTACCCCGTCCGCGATGGAACCCTTGATGTTATAGTGCTAATCTTTGTGTTATCGGCGTTGCATCCCAACAA GATGCAGGAATCCATCAGTAGATTAGCACGGCTGCTGAAGCCCGGGGGAgtgatgctgctcagagactACGGACGCTACGACATGGCCCAGCTTCGCTTCAAGAAAG GAAGGTGTCTGTCAGAAAACTTTTATGTCCGAGGTGATGGAACAAGAGTGTATTTCTTCACGCAAg ATGAGCTCCATGAGATGTTCAGTGAGGCTGGGCTTGAGAAAGTGCAGAACCTTGTGGACAGAAGGCTGCAAGTGAACAGAGGCAAACAGCTCACCATGTACAGGGTGTGGATCCAGTGCAAGTACCGCAAGGCTCCGGCTCCGGCTCAGCCACCGGAGACGCAAGGCTGA